The stretch of DNA CCCCGAACGGACGTCAGGTAACCCGGCTGTCCTTCCCGGTTTTCCGAGATGGGACCCGTGGTTTTGCGTCCCGGAATTCCTTCCGGTTTGCAATGGTCAAACGGCAACCCGGCTGTCCTTCCGCTGTCCCCAAACAGCGGCTGGGACCCGTGGTTTTGCGTCCCGGAATCTCGTCCGGTTTGCATGGCGGTGCTCTACCGCCTGGTAATATTCTTACGACTTCTTCCAGTAATGTAAAGGGAGATATACTACCACTAACAGAAATCGCTCTTTTTCAATTGATACCGGTAGTATATATTGCGCTGAATATTTGGTTTTCTCTGCGAAGATTGGATTCTATTGAATATCAGTGTAGTAATTCCGGTTCATAACGCTGAAGATACTCTGTTACGTGTTCTGAAATCCATTCTGCCTGAATTGCTTGATGGAGATCAGCTTATTGTAGCCGATGACCGTTCAGATGACGGTTCGGCAATAATCGCGAATGAAATAGAGCGGGTTGAATATGTATCCAGCAATCATTCAACCGGGGCAGCCGGTACACGCAATGCAGGGGCTTCTCTCGCTTTGAATGAATGGATTCTGTTTGTAGACAGCGATGCGATCCCTCCAGAGGGATGGAGGAAATTGTTTGAAGACAAGATGTCCCTGGGATATCAGGGAATACAGGCAATATATGGAAAGACTGCGCCAGGTAACGATGCTTCCACTTTTTACAAGAATTACTACTATCACTATACTTTCACCAGGCGAATCAGGTCCGAGATCGTTCGAGGGTGTGCAACTTACTTCTTCGCGGTTAAAAGAGTTCTGTTCAATGAACTTGGAGGATTTGACGAAAGTTTTTCAGGTGCTTCTGTCGAAGATGCGGAATTTGCTGCAAGACTTATCAGTCATGGGGGGGAAATCCTGCTTGTTCCTGAAATTCAGATATATCATCTCAAGCAATACTCTTTTACTGAATTTCTGAGATACGAATGGATGATGATGAGGACGAAAACCTGCCTTTTATTGCGGAATATG from Candidatus Aegiribacteria sp. encodes:
- a CDS encoding glycosyltransferase; its protein translation is MNISVVIPVHNAEDTLLRVLKSILPELLDGDQLIVADDRSDDGSAIIANEIERVEYVSSNHSTGAAGTRNAGASLALNEWILFVDSDAIPPEGWRKLFEDKMSLGYQGIQAIYGKTAPGNDASTFYKNYYYHYTFTRRIRSEIVRGCATYFFAVKRVLFNELGGFDESFSGASVEDAEFAARLISHGGEILLVPEIQIYHLKQYSFTEFLRYEWMMMRTKTCLLLRNMKDQSRVPSVSMAKPIEMLGVLLSGILIWFIPAGFLLYSLGEPLGLVAASAGILSVVVSHGFFWAAMLKDGGLRGLKAAAVTFPDLMLLLPAILFSFYQVLIKRNGI